One window from the genome of Populus alba chromosome 15, ASM523922v2, whole genome shotgun sequence encodes:
- the LOC118058636 gene encoding BTB/POZ domain and ankyrin repeat-containing protein NPR1 has product MANFSEPSSSLSYTSSSHLSNGSISHNISSSGAEAGTSLEVISLNKLSSNLEQLLIDSTCDYSDADIVVEGTAIGVHRCILGARSKFFHELFRREKGSSEKEGKPKYCMSDLLPCGKVGYEAFLIFLSYLYTGKLKPSPMEVSTCVDNVCAHDACRPAINFAVELMYASSIFQVPELVSLFQRRLQNFVGKALVEDMIPILVVAFHCQLSQLVTQCVDRIARSDLDNISIEKELPHDVAVEIKLLRRKSISDEENTTEAVDALREKRIKRIHMALDSDDVELVKLLLTESDITLDDANALHYAASYCDLKVVSEVLSLGLADVNLRNSRGYTVLHIAAMRKEPSVIVSMLAKGASALDLTSDGQSAVSICRRLTRPKDYHAKTEQGQEANKDRLCIDILEREMRRNPMAGSASITSHTMVDDLHMKLLYLENRVAFARLFFPSEAKLAMDIAHAATTPEFAGLAASKGSNGNLREVDLNETPIMQNKRLRSRMEALMKTVEMGRRYFPSCSEVLDKFMEDDLPDLFYLEKGTPDEQRIKRTRFMELKEDVQRAFTKDKAEIKRTGLSSSSSSSSLKDGMSNKLRKL; this is encoded by the exons ATGGCTAATTTCTCTGAGCCATCGTCATCTCTGAGCTATACTTCATCTTCTCATTTATCAAATGGCTCAATTAGTCACAACATATCCTCCTCAGGTGCTGAGGCAGGAACTAGTCTTGAGGTGATTAGTCTAAACAAGCTGAGCTCTAATTTGGAGCAGCTATTAATTGACTCCACTTGTGATTATAGTGATGCTGATATTGTTGTTGAGGGTACCGCTATTGGCGTTCACCGATGTATTTTAGGTGCTAGGAGTAAGTTTTTCCACGAGTTGTTTAGGAGAGAAAAGGGATCTTcagagaaagaaggaaaaccAAAGTATTGCATGAGTGATTTGTTACCTTGTGGAAAGGTTGGATATGAAGCCTTCCTAATTTTCTTGAGCTATTTGTATACTGGAAAACTCAAGCCATCTCCAATGGAAGTCTCAACATGTGTTGACAATGTATGTGCCCATGATGCGTGTAGACCTGCAATTAATTTTGCAGTAGAATTGATGTATGCATCATCCATATTTCAAGTACCAGAGCTGGTTTCACTTTTCCag AGACGCCTTCAGAACTTTGTTGGGAAAGCTCTTGTGGAAGATATGATTCCAATCCTTGTGGTTGCCTTCCATTGCCAATTAAGTCAGCTTGTCACGCAATGTGTTGATAGAATAGCACGGTCTGATCTTGACAACATCTCTATAGAGAAGGAGCTCCCCCATGATGTTGCAGTTGAAATTAAACTGCTCCGGCGCAAGTCTATTTCTGATGAAGAAAACACCACAGAGGCTGTGGATGCCCTGCGTGAAAAGAGAATCAAGAGGATACACATGGCATTAGACTCAGATGATGTTGAACTTGTGAAACTTCTCCTGACTGAATCTGATATAACCTTAGATGATGCTAACGCTCTCCATTATGCTGCATCATACTGTGATCTCAAGGTCGTGTCTGAGGTGCTTAGCCTCGGTCTTGCTGATGTCAATCTTAGAAATTCACGAGGTTACACGGTTCTTCACATTGCTGCAATGCGAAAAGAACCATCAGTGATAGTTTCAATGCTGGCAAAAGGAGCATCTGCTTTGGACTTGACATCAGATGGGCAAAGTGCTGTTAGTATTTGTCGAAGGTTGACAAGGCCAAAAGACTATCATGCTAAAACAGAGCAAGGGCAGGAAGCAAACAAGGACAGGTTATGCATTGATATCTTAGAGAGGGAAATGAGAAGGAATCCAATGGCTGGGAGTGCCTCCATCACTTCCCATACAATGGTTGATGATCTGCACATGAAGCTGCTATACCTGGAGAACAGAG TGGCATTTGCAAGATTATTTTTCCCTAGTGAAGCCAAGCTAGCCATGGACATTGCACATGCTGCAACAACACCAGAATTTGCTGGTCTTGCTGCATCAAAAGGTTCTAACGGGAATTTGAGGGAGGTTGACCTAAATGAGACACCGATAATGCAGAACAAAAGACTTCGTTCTAGGATGGAAGCCCTTATGAAAACAG TTGAAATGGGCCGACGATACTTCCCCAGTTGCTCTGAAGTGCTCGATAAGTTCATGGAGGATGACCTTCCTGATTTGTTTTACCTTGAAAAGGGTACCCCAGATGAACAAAGAATCAAGAGGACACGTTTCATGGAGCTTAAAGAGGATGTTCAAAGGGCATTTACCAAGGACAAGGCTGAGATTAAACGCACTGGTTTGTCTTCCTCGTCATCCTCGTCTTCTCTAAAAGATGGTATGAGTAACAAACTCAGGAAATTATGA
- the LOC118058637 gene encoding putative E3 ubiquitin-protein ligase LIN-2 isoform X1, which translates to MASLNQLLAEEGFEHRSFLRNRAQVKPRDRLIRPEESVILPIHVCHDQKRPHSSKKKTDKASIRKGSSIFSSRRVSSDTERLQSKSLLRGEDPAIDEIAIRAVVSILSGYIGRYTKDVSFREMIREKCSSCLVGRGMGSDDGIFGNMESGMESIEKLVEEQATRKELKVESLKNSIQLLNIVASLNSKKSGNGSTCGVPNSHLSACAQLYLSIVYKLEKNDRTSARHLLHVFCDAPFLARTHLLPDLWEHFLLPHLLHLKVWYHEELEFLSGSQHVEMERRVKTLSKVYNDQMDMGTIQFALYYKEWLKVGAKTPSVPAIPLPSRSSYAPSMRRSSDSYYSRSSINTNLYRAVFGPTLERQSMDFDSRNRASMDTWSIEEEKVCIDEYKDCNYATNKKTRTPRRPSSQNYGISKNDKRHEPQKSDYFRLFSCQSALSECLVNGNIIVRSDSIRNEETIHLPPSDLSRAISTICSSDSLAECEIAIHVTAKAWLDSPGSNVIEGALSKAPVIEGLLEVLFASTDDEVLELAISILAELVTRNEANRLIVLNSDPQLKIFMKLLKSSSLFLKAAVLLYLSKPKAKQMVPIEWVALVLRVLEFGGQLQTLFTVRCMPQKAAMYFLDQLLTGFDEDRNLENASQVVSLGGLSLLARTFEVGDVIERNHAATLMLCCIRANGSCRNYLADNLNKTSLLELIILGIQKKYNGCAFNLLAELLCLSRRTRIVKFLTGLNNGWGGLNTMHIFLVYLQRSSPEERPLVAAVLLQLELLGDLSKSSLYRDEAVEAITESLDCPSTKVQEQSSKALLMLGGCFSYSGEATAEDWLLQQAGFHERLRESFRQKEIVDGNLNEEEDAMEDWQRKVAVVLLNSGSKSFLAALSNSIANGIPNLVQSSLFTVAWMSRILLPVTNENSISKFQPQLLELPHYDKALIERVSPSFSPQHLIKSSEYLSMLSTLNKELIDPLRNPL; encoded by the exons ATGGCTTCCTTGAATCAGTTGCTCGCCGAGGAAGGATTTGAGCACAGAAGTTTCTTGAGAAATAGGGCACAGGTGAAGCCTAGAGACAGATTGATTAGACCAGAAGAGTCTGTAATATTGCCTATACATGTTTGCCATGACCAGAAAAGACCCCATTCTTCCAAGAAGAAGACCGATAAGGCCTCCATTCGAAAAGGGTCGTCAATATTTTCATCGAGGAGAGTGAGTTCGGATACGGAGAGATTGCAGTCTAAGTCATTGTTGAGGGGAGAAGATCCTGCAATTGATGAAATAGCTATTAGAGCAGTGGTATCTATACTCAGTGGTTATATAGGCAGGTACACAAAAGATGTGAGTTTTAGGGAGATGATTAGAGAGAAGTGCAGCTCTTGCTTGGTGGGAAGAGGCATGGGTTCGGATGATGGGATTTTTGGGAATATGGAGTCGGGAATGGAAAGCATTGAGAAGTTGGTTGAAGAGCAAGCAACAAGAAAGGAGTTGAAGGTGGAGTCATTGAAAAACTCAATCCAGCTTTTGAACATTGTTGCTTCATTGAATTCTAAGAAATCCGGGAATGGTTCCACTTGTGGTGTTCCCAATTCACATCTCTCAGCTTGTGCTCAATTGTACTTGTCTATTGTTTACAAGCTAGAGAAGAATGACAGGACATCTGCCAGGCATCTGCTTCATGTTTTTTGCGATGCGCCATTTTTAGCAAGGACTCACTTGCTTCCTGATCTTTGGGAGCATTTCCTTCTTCCCCATCTTCTTCATCTTAAAGTTTGGTACCATGAGGAGCTTGAATTTCTCTCAGGCTCCCAGCATGTTGAGATGGAAAGAAGGGTGAAAACTTTGAGTAAGGTCTATAATGACCAGATGGATATGGGAACAATCCAGTTTGCTCTTTACTATAAAGAGTGGCTCAAGGTTGGGGCTAAAACTCCTTCTGTTCCAGCCATCCCTTTGCCATCTAGATCAAGTTATGCACCATCAATGAGGAGATCATCGGATTCTTATTACTCTCGTTCCTCCATCAACACAAACTT ATACCGAGCTGTGTTTGGCCCCACGCTAGAACGCCAATCGATGGACTTCGATTCTCGAAATAGAGCTTCAATGGATACATGGAGCATAGAGGAAGAAAAGGTGTGCATAGATGAATACAAAGATTGCAATTATGCTACT AATAAGAAGACGAGGACTCCTCGAAGGCCATCGAGTCAAAATTATGGAATTTCGAAAAATGATAAACGGCATGAGCCTCAGAAATCAGACTATTTTAGGCTCTTTTCCTGCCAAAGTGCGTTATCAGAATGCCTGGTTAATGGAAACATCATAGTCAGGAGTGATTCAATCAGGAATGAAGAGACAATCCATCTCCCTCCTAGTGATCTAAGTAGAGCCATTAGCACTATTTGCTCCTCAGATAGTCTAGCTGAGTGTGAAATTGCAATCCATGTCACTGCCAAAGCCTGGTTGGACTCACCTGGCAGTAACGTAATTGAAGGTGCTTTATCAAAGGCACCTGTGATTGAAGGGTTGCTTGAGGTCTTGTTTGCTTCCACTGATGATGAAGTTCTAGAGCTGGCAATATCTATTCTCGCAGAGCTTGTAACAAGAAATGAAGCAAATAGGCTAATAGTACTAAACTCTGATCCACAGCTCAAGATCTTCATGAAACTCTTAAAAAGTAGCAGTTTATTTCTCAAAGCTGCTGTTCTGCTTTACCTGTCGAAGCCGAAGGCAAAACAGATGGTTCCTATTGAGTGGGTAGCACTAGTCCTTCGAGTTTTAGAGTTTGGAGGCCAGTTGCAGACCTTATTCACAGTAAGGTGCATGCCTCAAAAGGCAGCAATGTACTTCTTAGACCAACTTCTAACAGGTTTTGATGAAGATAGGAACTTAGAGAATGCTAGTCAAGTTGTTTCCCTGGGAGGATTGAGCTTGTTGGCAAGGACCTTTGAAGTAGGAGACGTTATCGAGAGAAACCATGCTGCTACCCTCATGTTATGTTGCATTCGAGCTAATGGGAGCTGTCGGAACTACTTAGCTGACAATTTGAACAAGACTTCTCTCCTTGAGCTCATTATTCTTGGTATCCAGAAGAAGTATAATGGGTGTGCATTCAATTTACTAGCGGAGCTACTGTGCCTGAGTAG AAGAACACGGATCGTTAAATTCTTAACGGGACTCAATAATGGATGGGGTGGCTTGAACACCATGCACATCTTTCTAGTCTATCTCCAGAGATCTTCGCCTGAAGAACGCCCGCTGGTTGCGGCAGTTCTCTTACAGCTTGAGCTTCTG GGAGATCTTTCGAAGTCCAGTTTGTATAGGGATGAAGCAGTTGAGGCAATCACAGAATCTTTAGATTGCCCCAGCACAAAGGTTCAAGAACAATCCTCAAAAGCTCTCTTGATGTTGGGAGGCTGTTTTTCATACAGTGGAGAGGCGACCGCAGAAGATTGGCTTTTACAACAAGCAGGCTTCCATGAGAGATTACGAGAATCATTTCGACAAAAGGAAATAGTTGATGGGAACTTG AATGAAGAGGAAGATGCGATGGAAGATTGGCAAAGGAAAGTAGCAGTAGTCTTGCTCAACAGTGGCAGCAAGAGTTTTCTGGCTGCCCTTTCGAATTCCATTGCCAATGGCATCCCAAATTTAGTGCAATCAAGCCTCTTCACTGTTGCATGGATGAGCAGAATCCTGCTTCCAGTAACAAATGAAAATTCAATCTCAAAATTTCAGCCGCAACTGCTAGAATTACCACATTATGACAAAGCTCTAATTGAAAGAGTGAGTCCATCTTTTTCACCGCAGCATCTCATAAAAAGTTCAG AATATCTCTCAATGCTTTCAACATTGAATAAAGAGTTGATAGATCCTCTTCGAAATCCTTTGTGA
- the LOC118058637 gene encoding putative E3 ubiquitin-protein ligase LIN-2 isoform X2, with the protein MASLNQLLAEEGFEHRSFLRNRAQVKPRDRLIRPEESVILPIHVCHDQKRPHSSKKKTDKASIRKGSSIFSSRRVSSDTERLQSKSLLRGEDPAIDEIAIRAVVSILSGYIGRYTKDVSFREMIREKCSSCLVGRGMGSDDGIFGNMESGMESIEKLVEEQATRKELKVESLKNSIQLLNIVASLNSKKSGNGSTCGVPNSHLSACAQLYLSIVYKLEKNDRTSARHLLHVFCDAPFLARTHLLPDLWEHFLLPHLLHLKVWYHEELEFLSGSQHVEMERRVKTLSKVYNDQMDMGTIQFALYYKEWLKVGAKTPSVPAIPLPSRSSYAPSMRRSSDSYYSRSSINTNLYRAVFGPTLERQSMDFDSRNRASMDTWSIEEEKVCIDEYKDCNYATNKKTRTPRRPSSQNYGISKNDKRHEPQKSDYFRLFSCQSALSECLVNGNIIVRSDSIRNEETIHLPPSDLSRAISTICSSDSLAECEIAIHVTAKAWLDSPGSNVIEGALSKAPVIEGLLEVLFASTDDEVLELAISILAELVTRNEANRLIVLNSDPQLKIFMKLLKSSSLFLKAAVLLYLSKPKAKQMVPIEWVALVLRVLEFGGQLQTLFTVRCMPQKAAMYFLDQLLTGFDEDRNLENASQVVSLGGLSLLARTFEVGDVIERNHAATLMLCCIRANGSCRNYLADNLNKTSLLELIILGIQKKYNGCAFNLLAELLCLSRRTRIVKFLTGLNNGWGGLNTMHIFLVYLQRSSPEERPLVAAVLLQLELLGDLSKSSLYRDEAVEAITESLDCPSTKVQEQSSKALLMLGGCFSYSGEATAEDWLLQQAGFHERLRESFRQKEIVDGNLNEEEDAMEDWQRKVAVVLLNSGSKSFLAALSNSIANGIPNLVQSSLFTVAWMSRILLPVTNENSISKFQPQLLELPHYDKALIERNISQCFQH; encoded by the exons ATGGCTTCCTTGAATCAGTTGCTCGCCGAGGAAGGATTTGAGCACAGAAGTTTCTTGAGAAATAGGGCACAGGTGAAGCCTAGAGACAGATTGATTAGACCAGAAGAGTCTGTAATATTGCCTATACATGTTTGCCATGACCAGAAAAGACCCCATTCTTCCAAGAAGAAGACCGATAAGGCCTCCATTCGAAAAGGGTCGTCAATATTTTCATCGAGGAGAGTGAGTTCGGATACGGAGAGATTGCAGTCTAAGTCATTGTTGAGGGGAGAAGATCCTGCAATTGATGAAATAGCTATTAGAGCAGTGGTATCTATACTCAGTGGTTATATAGGCAGGTACACAAAAGATGTGAGTTTTAGGGAGATGATTAGAGAGAAGTGCAGCTCTTGCTTGGTGGGAAGAGGCATGGGTTCGGATGATGGGATTTTTGGGAATATGGAGTCGGGAATGGAAAGCATTGAGAAGTTGGTTGAAGAGCAAGCAACAAGAAAGGAGTTGAAGGTGGAGTCATTGAAAAACTCAATCCAGCTTTTGAACATTGTTGCTTCATTGAATTCTAAGAAATCCGGGAATGGTTCCACTTGTGGTGTTCCCAATTCACATCTCTCAGCTTGTGCTCAATTGTACTTGTCTATTGTTTACAAGCTAGAGAAGAATGACAGGACATCTGCCAGGCATCTGCTTCATGTTTTTTGCGATGCGCCATTTTTAGCAAGGACTCACTTGCTTCCTGATCTTTGGGAGCATTTCCTTCTTCCCCATCTTCTTCATCTTAAAGTTTGGTACCATGAGGAGCTTGAATTTCTCTCAGGCTCCCAGCATGTTGAGATGGAAAGAAGGGTGAAAACTTTGAGTAAGGTCTATAATGACCAGATGGATATGGGAACAATCCAGTTTGCTCTTTACTATAAAGAGTGGCTCAAGGTTGGGGCTAAAACTCCTTCTGTTCCAGCCATCCCTTTGCCATCTAGATCAAGTTATGCACCATCAATGAGGAGATCATCGGATTCTTATTACTCTCGTTCCTCCATCAACACAAACTT ATACCGAGCTGTGTTTGGCCCCACGCTAGAACGCCAATCGATGGACTTCGATTCTCGAAATAGAGCTTCAATGGATACATGGAGCATAGAGGAAGAAAAGGTGTGCATAGATGAATACAAAGATTGCAATTATGCTACT AATAAGAAGACGAGGACTCCTCGAAGGCCATCGAGTCAAAATTATGGAATTTCGAAAAATGATAAACGGCATGAGCCTCAGAAATCAGACTATTTTAGGCTCTTTTCCTGCCAAAGTGCGTTATCAGAATGCCTGGTTAATGGAAACATCATAGTCAGGAGTGATTCAATCAGGAATGAAGAGACAATCCATCTCCCTCCTAGTGATCTAAGTAGAGCCATTAGCACTATTTGCTCCTCAGATAGTCTAGCTGAGTGTGAAATTGCAATCCATGTCACTGCCAAAGCCTGGTTGGACTCACCTGGCAGTAACGTAATTGAAGGTGCTTTATCAAAGGCACCTGTGATTGAAGGGTTGCTTGAGGTCTTGTTTGCTTCCACTGATGATGAAGTTCTAGAGCTGGCAATATCTATTCTCGCAGAGCTTGTAACAAGAAATGAAGCAAATAGGCTAATAGTACTAAACTCTGATCCACAGCTCAAGATCTTCATGAAACTCTTAAAAAGTAGCAGTTTATTTCTCAAAGCTGCTGTTCTGCTTTACCTGTCGAAGCCGAAGGCAAAACAGATGGTTCCTATTGAGTGGGTAGCACTAGTCCTTCGAGTTTTAGAGTTTGGAGGCCAGTTGCAGACCTTATTCACAGTAAGGTGCATGCCTCAAAAGGCAGCAATGTACTTCTTAGACCAACTTCTAACAGGTTTTGATGAAGATAGGAACTTAGAGAATGCTAGTCAAGTTGTTTCCCTGGGAGGATTGAGCTTGTTGGCAAGGACCTTTGAAGTAGGAGACGTTATCGAGAGAAACCATGCTGCTACCCTCATGTTATGTTGCATTCGAGCTAATGGGAGCTGTCGGAACTACTTAGCTGACAATTTGAACAAGACTTCTCTCCTTGAGCTCATTATTCTTGGTATCCAGAAGAAGTATAATGGGTGTGCATTCAATTTACTAGCGGAGCTACTGTGCCTGAGTAG AAGAACACGGATCGTTAAATTCTTAACGGGACTCAATAATGGATGGGGTGGCTTGAACACCATGCACATCTTTCTAGTCTATCTCCAGAGATCTTCGCCTGAAGAACGCCCGCTGGTTGCGGCAGTTCTCTTACAGCTTGAGCTTCTG GGAGATCTTTCGAAGTCCAGTTTGTATAGGGATGAAGCAGTTGAGGCAATCACAGAATCTTTAGATTGCCCCAGCACAAAGGTTCAAGAACAATCCTCAAAAGCTCTCTTGATGTTGGGAGGCTGTTTTTCATACAGTGGAGAGGCGACCGCAGAAGATTGGCTTTTACAACAAGCAGGCTTCCATGAGAGATTACGAGAATCATTTCGACAAAAGGAAATAGTTGATGGGAACTTG AATGAAGAGGAAGATGCGATGGAAGATTGGCAAAGGAAAGTAGCAGTAGTCTTGCTCAACAGTGGCAGCAAGAGTTTTCTGGCTGCCCTTTCGAATTCCATTGCCAATGGCATCCCAAATTTAGTGCAATCAAGCCTCTTCACTGTTGCATGGATGAGCAGAATCCTGCTTCCAGTAACAAATGAAAATTCAATCTCAAAATTTCAGCCGCAACTGCTAGAATTACCACATTATGACAAAGCTCTAATTGAAAGA AATATCTCTCAATGCTTTCAACATTGA